One stretch of Streptomyces agglomeratus DNA includes these proteins:
- a CDS encoding MarR family winged helix-turn-helix transcriptional regulator, with product MTATDPALTALSQGWCALSLLHGRIDAHIEKALQSRHGLSVREYSLLDVLSRQHSGPGGHLRMQQVADAVVLSQSATTRLVTRLEDRGLLTRYLCDTDRRGIYTDVTEAGQALLTEARPTNDTALRQALDEAAKNPELAPLVRAVEELRVPA from the coding sequence ATGACCGCCACAGACCCCGCACTGACCGCCCTCTCCCAGGGCTGGTGCGCCCTCTCCCTGCTCCACGGCAGGATCGACGCCCACATCGAGAAGGCCCTCCAGAGCCGGCACGGCCTCAGCGTGCGCGAGTACTCACTCCTCGACGTCCTCAGCCGCCAGCACAGCGGCCCCGGCGGACACCTGCGCATGCAGCAGGTCGCCGACGCCGTCGTACTGAGCCAGAGCGCCACCACCCGACTGGTCACCCGCCTCGAGGACCGCGGCCTGCTCACCCGCTACCTCTGCGACACCGACCGGCGCGGCATCTACACCGACGTCACAGAGGCCGGCCAGGCCCTGCTCACCGAAGCCCGCCCCACCAACGACACCGCCCTGCGCCAGGCCCTCGACGAAGCCGCGAAGAACCCCGAGCTCGCCCCCCTGGTCAGAGCGGTGGAAGAGCTGCGCGTCCCCGCCTGA
- a CDS encoding MFS transporter: MPLALLALAIGAFGIGTTEFVIMGLLPEVAADFGVSIPTAGYLVSGYALGVVLGAPLMSVLGTRISRKRMLMLLMGLFIAGNLLSALAPSFGVMLTGRVVASLAHGAFFGIGSIVAADLVAPEKKAGAIAMMFTGLTVANVVGVPLGTFIGQSYGWRLTFAAVAVLGVLGLAGVARLVPEMPRPEGVRLRHELAAFRNVQVLLAMAMTVLGFGGVFAAITYLAPMMTGVAGYSAGSVTWLLVLFGLGMVGGNLIGGKFADRALMPLLYVSLGALALVLALFTVTAHHQVAAAVTIVLIGGLGFATVPPLQKRVLDQAAGAPTLASAVNIGAFNLGNALAAWLGGLVIAAGLGYTAPNWVGAVLAGSALGLAFLSSALERRTDARSRVVAGSLPEPAALSAAAVRR; the protein is encoded by the coding sequence ATGCCACTCGCCCTCCTCGCCCTGGCCATCGGGGCGTTCGGTATCGGCACCACAGAGTTCGTCATCATGGGTCTGCTGCCCGAGGTCGCCGCCGACTTCGGCGTCTCGATCCCCACCGCCGGCTACCTCGTCAGCGGCTACGCCCTCGGTGTCGTACTCGGCGCTCCGCTGATGTCGGTCCTCGGCACCCGGATCTCCCGCAAGCGCATGCTGATGCTGCTGATGGGTCTGTTCATCGCGGGCAACCTCCTCTCCGCACTCGCCCCGTCCTTCGGCGTGATGCTCACGGGCCGCGTGGTCGCGTCCCTCGCGCACGGCGCGTTCTTCGGTATCGGGTCGATCGTCGCGGCCGATCTGGTCGCGCCGGAGAAGAAGGCCGGCGCGATCGCGATGATGTTCACCGGCCTCACCGTCGCCAACGTCGTCGGTGTTCCGCTCGGCACGTTCATCGGCCAGAGCTACGGCTGGCGGCTCACCTTCGCCGCCGTGGCGGTGCTCGGCGTGCTGGGTCTGGCGGGCGTGGCCCGGCTGGTGCCGGAGATGCCCAGGCCCGAGGGCGTGCGGCTGCGCCACGAGCTGGCCGCCTTCCGCAATGTGCAGGTGCTGCTCGCCATGGCGATGACCGTGCTCGGCTTCGGTGGCGTCTTCGCCGCGATCACCTACCTCGCCCCGATGATGACGGGCGTCGCCGGCTACTCCGCCGGATCCGTCACCTGGCTGCTGGTCCTGTTCGGCCTCGGCATGGTCGGCGGCAACTTGATCGGCGGCAAGTTCGCGGACCGCGCGCTGATGCCGCTGCTGTACGTGTCCCTCGGCGCCCTCGCGCTGGTCCTCGCCCTGTTCACCGTGACCGCCCACCACCAGGTCGCGGCGGCGGTCACCATCGTGCTGATCGGCGGGCTGGGCTTCGCGACCGTTCCGCCGCTCCAGAAGCGCGTTCTGGACCAGGCCGCGGGGGCTCCCACCCTGGCCTCCGCCGTCAACATCGGCGCGTTCAACCTCGGCAACGCGCTCGCCGCGTGGCTCGGCGGCCTCGTCATCGCCGCCGGCCTCGGCTACACCGCCCCCAACTGGGTCGGCGCCGTGCTCGCCGGCTCGGCTCTCGGCCTGGCGTTCCTGTCCAGCGCCCTGGAGCGCCGTACGGACGCCCGCAGCCGGGTCGTCGCGGGATCGCTTCCCGAGCCCGCCGCTCTGAGCGCTGCCGCCGTACGCCGCTGA
- a CDS encoding GlcG/HbpS family heme-binding protein: MSTTATATAVVPLTIQDAEALVDAARRAAEEAGVTVAVTVLDAGGHLLAFRRDDRAVLIAGETSTRKAYTALQLNAPTADLVDAVQPGGLFHTLPTALDRPLLFIAGGVPVHRDGRLVGAIGVGGGAPEQDHGFATTAVEALGR; encoded by the coding sequence ATGAGCACCACAGCCACAGCCACCGCAGTGGTCCCGCTGACCATTCAGGACGCCGAAGCCCTCGTTGACGCGGCCCGTCGCGCGGCCGAGGAGGCGGGCGTCACGGTCGCCGTCACCGTGCTCGACGCGGGCGGCCACCTGCTCGCCTTCCGGCGAGACGACAGGGCCGTACTGATCGCGGGCGAGACCAGCACCCGCAAGGCGTACACCGCGCTCCAGCTGAACGCTCCGACGGCCGATCTGGTCGACGCCGTTCAGCCCGGAGGGCTCTTCCACACGCTGCCGACCGCGCTCGACCGCCCGCTCCTGTTCATCGCCGGCGGCGTGCCGGTCCACCGCGACGGTCGACTCGTCGGGGCGATCGGTGTGGGCGGCGGGGCGCCCGAGCAGGATCACGGGTTCGCGACCACGGCCGTCGAGGCACTCGGCAGGTAG
- a CDS encoding GNAT family N-acetyltransferase → MPTPHAELPIRRLTLGDLTACADLSEDRGWPREEHKWGLLLTAGTGYGIDAPEGKGLAAASVVTSYGPQDSYTPGASGKTALTAIGMVLVAERHARQGIGRRLMKHLIAGAGTTPLTLHATPNGRPLYEELGFAVTGRAEMVSGHFRPSGSPSDVPTRPATADDLPAILRLDAEVFGQDRTHVLTRLPAFADQIRIAEDRNGITGYAAAWPNMQTHVVGPLIARDTETAKALVASLAAGTDRPLRTDIDVRHEELLEWVKAHGLEPVAFNAVMTFGIPALPGDWTRRFAPLTVAAG, encoded by the coding sequence ATGCCGACTCCGCACGCCGAACTGCCCATCCGCCGACTGACCCTGGGCGACCTCACCGCCTGCGCCGACCTCTCGGAAGACCGCGGCTGGCCCCGCGAAGAGCACAAATGGGGCCTGCTGCTGACCGCCGGCACCGGCTACGGCATCGACGCGCCGGAAGGCAAGGGCCTCGCCGCGGCGAGTGTCGTCACCTCGTACGGCCCCCAGGACTCGTACACCCCCGGAGCCTCCGGCAAGACCGCACTCACCGCGATCGGCATGGTTCTCGTCGCGGAACGCCACGCACGGCAGGGCATCGGCCGCCGCCTGATGAAACACCTCATCGCCGGAGCAGGAACCACCCCGCTCACCCTGCACGCCACACCCAACGGCCGCCCGCTCTACGAAGAACTCGGCTTCGCCGTCACCGGCAGGGCCGAGATGGTCAGTGGCCACTTCCGTCCCTCCGGCTCCCCGTCCGACGTCCCGACCCGTCCCGCGACAGCCGACGACCTGCCGGCGATACTGCGCCTGGACGCCGAGGTGTTCGGCCAGGACCGCACCCACGTCCTCACGCGGCTGCCCGCCTTCGCCGACCAGATCCGGATCGCCGAGGACCGGAACGGCATCACCGGCTACGCGGCCGCCTGGCCCAACATGCAGACCCACGTCGTGGGGCCGCTGATCGCCAGGGACACCGAGACCGCCAAGGCACTCGTCGCCTCACTGGCCGCCGGTACGGACCGCCCGCTGCGCACCGACATCGACGTACGCCACGAGGAACTCCTGGAATGGGTGAAGGCGCACGGCCTGGAGCCGGTCGCCTTCAACGCCGTGATGACCTTCGGGATCCCCGCCCTCCCCGGCGACTGGACCCGCCGCTTCGCTCCCCTGACGGTCGCGGCGGGCTGA
- a CDS encoding DUF2269 domain-containing protein, with the protein MKPLPRPARRALLVTHLAASVGWLGLTVGLTALGITAWTTDSPAMTRSAYTAMKVFGDWLVTPVALLSLGTGLALSLGTPWGLARYRWVWVKFWLTLVTGAATVFALRPGISAAAALGVPDSSLVAAPVVASSAYLFMTAISVLKPWGLTRRGRRSRAVSSSSRKTVDGRSVRQPA; encoded by the coding sequence GTGAAACCACTCCCGCGCCCCGCACGCCGGGCACTCCTCGTCACACATCTCGCCGCTTCCGTGGGCTGGCTGGGCCTCACGGTCGGGCTGACCGCTCTCGGTATCACCGCCTGGACGACCGACTCCCCAGCCATGACCCGGTCCGCCTACACGGCCATGAAGGTCTTCGGCGACTGGCTGGTCACCCCCGTCGCACTGCTGTCACTGGGTACGGGACTGGCACTGTCCCTCGGCACACCGTGGGGCCTGGCCAGGTACCGCTGGGTGTGGGTGAAGTTCTGGCTGACCCTCGTCACCGGGGCAGCGACGGTCTTCGCGCTGCGGCCCGGCATCAGCGCGGCGGCCGCCCTCGGCGTCCCCGACAGCAGCCTCGTCGCCGCGCCGGTCGTCGCATCGAGCGCGTACCTGTTCATGACCGCGATCTCGGTCCTCAAGCCCTGGGGCCTCACCCGGCGCGGGCGGCGTTCCCGAGCCGTCTCCTCCTCTTCACGTAAAACGGTGGACGGGCGATCAGTACGTCAGCCAGCCTGA
- a CDS encoding HAD family hydrolase — MTRLHLFDLDGTLMRGSAAAVEISRQLGVSAEIAELEREFLLRGLAPDEFAVRARELWGELTEAQVAAAFEGAPWLSGIEEVWADIRSRGEYCAVISLSPDFFVERLLAWGAHAAHGSRWPAVPFLEPVERAGILNAAAKVKIADRLCEEFGLVRSDCVAYGDSMSDAEIFAAVPVSVAVNADHHLSDLAVLAYRGGDLREAYEMVRSRQ; from the coding sequence ATGACGCGACTTCACCTCTTTGATCTCGACGGAACGCTGATGCGGGGCTCGGCGGCGGCGGTCGAGATTTCCCGTCAGCTGGGTGTCAGTGCCGAGATCGCCGAGCTGGAGCGGGAATTCCTTCTGCGGGGTCTGGCACCCGACGAGTTCGCCGTACGGGCCAGGGAGCTGTGGGGGGAGCTCACCGAGGCTCAGGTGGCGGCGGCTTTCGAGGGGGCGCCCTGGTTGTCGGGCATCGAGGAGGTGTGGGCGGACATCCGCTCGCGCGGTGAGTACTGCGCCGTCATCTCTCTGTCACCGGACTTCTTCGTGGAGCGATTGTTGGCGTGGGGCGCGCACGCGGCGCATGGTTCGCGCTGGCCGGCGGTGCCGTTTCTGGAGCCGGTGGAGCGGGCGGGGATCTTGAACGCGGCCGCGAAAGTGAAGATCGCAGATCGGCTCTGTGAAGAATTCGGGCTGGTTAGGAGTGACTGCGTGGCTTACGGGGATTCGATGTCGGACGCGGAGATCTTCGCGGCGGTGCCTGTTTCTGTGGCCGTCAATGCTGATCACCACCTGTCGGACCTTGCCGTGCTGGCTTATCGGGGTGGTGATTTGCGTGAGGCGTACGAAATGGTGCGGTCCCGCCAGTAA
- a CDS encoding globin domain-containing protein has protein sequence MDTQRDRLLKALLTAAEHIDNKPVLTEYLRNLGRGHRKYGTQASHYPAVGEALLGALARYATNTWDDEAEAAWIRTYTAISQIMIDAAAENELRAPAWWHAEVVSHDLRTPDIAVITLRPDQPYPFLAGQYTSLETPWWPRVWRHYSFAAAPRPDGLLSFHVKAVPAGWVSNALVHRARPGDTVRLGPPAGSMTVDHTTDSGLLCLGGGTGIAPIKALVEDVAEHGERRPVDVFYGARTDYDLYDIDTMLRLQQSHSWLSVHPVVDGRTHFPDAVLEYGPWNSHDAYLSGPPGMIRSGVDALRNLGIPGERIRHDSIEELVAAGE, from the coding sequence ATGGACACCCAGCGCGACCGGCTCCTCAAGGCCCTGCTGACCGCCGCCGAGCACATCGACAACAAGCCGGTCCTCACCGAGTACCTGCGCAATCTCGGCCGCGGCCACCGCAAGTACGGCACCCAGGCGTCCCACTACCCGGCGGTCGGCGAGGCGCTCCTCGGGGCGCTGGCCCGGTACGCGACGAACACCTGGGACGACGAGGCCGAAGCCGCGTGGATCCGTACGTACACCGCTATCTCCCAGATCATGATCGACGCGGCCGCCGAGAACGAGCTGCGCGCGCCCGCCTGGTGGCACGCCGAAGTGGTCTCGCACGACCTGCGCACTCCCGACATAGCGGTCATCACCCTGCGCCCCGACCAGCCGTACCCCTTCCTCGCCGGCCAGTACACGAGCCTGGAGACGCCGTGGTGGCCCCGGGTCTGGCGGCACTACTCCTTCGCCGCGGCCCCCCGCCCCGACGGGCTGCTGTCCTTCCACGTCAAGGCGGTCCCGGCGGGCTGGGTCTCCAACGCCCTGGTCCACCGTGCCCGCCCCGGCGACACCGTGCGCCTGGGCCCGCCGGCCGGTTCGATGACCGTCGACCACACCACCGACAGCGGTCTGCTGTGCCTGGGCGGCGGAACCGGCATCGCGCCGATCAAGGCGCTCGTCGAGGACGTGGCCGAGCACGGCGAGCGCCGTCCCGTCGACGTCTTCTACGGCGCCCGCACGGACTACGACCTGTACGACATCGACACCATGCTGCGTCTCCAGCAGTCCCACTCGTGGCTCTCGGTGCACCCGGTGGTCGACGGCAGGACGCACTTCCCGGACGCCGTCCTGGAGTACGGACCGTGGAACTCCCACGACGCCTACCTGTCCGGCCCGCCCGGCATGATCCGCAGCGGTGTCGACGCCCTCAGGAACCTGGGTATTCCGGGCGAGCGCATCCGCCACGACTCCATCGAAGAACTGGTGGCCGCGGGCGAGTAG
- a CDS encoding NUDIX domain-containing protein — protein sequence MTGTSFPEGTTPAPPRPVVKRTARAILLDGDDLILIKRTKPGVDPYWLTPGGGVEPEDATVVEALHRELDEELGAKITDVVPCFVDTVEHIAGGGVTGVKVQHFFVCRLESMDPARRHGPEIDEPCGEYEIVRVPFSRVGIAAVHLVPLSLRHYLDGNIEGVRAMHAHDLG from the coding sequence ATGACCGGCACCTCTTTCCCCGAGGGGACCACCCCCGCACCTCCGAGGCCCGTGGTCAAGCGCACCGCCCGCGCCATCCTGCTCGACGGTGACGACCTGATCCTCATCAAGCGCACCAAGCCGGGCGTCGACCCGTACTGGCTCACCCCGGGCGGCGGCGTCGAACCCGAGGACGCCACCGTCGTCGAGGCCCTGCACCGCGAACTCGACGAGGAACTCGGCGCGAAGATCACCGACGTGGTGCCCTGCTTCGTCGACACCGTCGAGCACATCGCGGGCGGCGGGGTGACGGGCGTCAAAGTGCAGCACTTCTTCGTCTGCCGGCTGGAGTCCATGGACCCCGCCCGGCGGCACGGCCCCGAGATCGACGAGCCGTGCGGCGAGTACGAGATCGTACGGGTGCCCTTCAGCCGCGTCGGGATCGCGGCGGTGCACCTCGTGCCGCTGTCGCTGCGGCACTACCTGGACGGCAACATCGAGGGCGTACGGGCCATGCACGCCCACGACCTGGGGTGA
- a CDS encoding LysR family transcriptional regulator: protein MDLALLRTFVTVHRAGSFTRAAALLGLSQPAVTSQIRTLERQVGRPLFLRQARGVTPTPVGDELAHRAAPHLDALVEITEAGLDEDSGVRTLHLAGPPEFTSVRVLPTLSPLIAQGLTLRTSFGNAEETLEGLAAGHHDLAVSTDRPRGTVLTGTALCDEEHVLVAAPRWAGRIGPGLLRRKGPGVLEHLPVVEVHESLPLVTRYWTTVFDTRPTAAGTVVAPDLRAVLHATAAGAGIAVLPRYLCEEALERGEIVALFDPPVPPLRTYFLAVRTGTLALAHIARAHEWLLRAATDWS from the coding sequence ATGGACCTGGCTCTGCTCCGCACGTTCGTCACAGTGCACCGGGCCGGTTCCTTCACGCGCGCAGCCGCCCTCCTGGGTCTCTCCCAGCCCGCCGTGACCAGCCAGATACGCACCCTGGAGCGGCAAGTGGGCCGCCCCCTCTTCCTCCGCCAGGCCCGCGGCGTCACCCCCACCCCCGTCGGCGACGAACTCGCGCACCGCGCCGCTCCGCACCTCGACGCGCTCGTCGAGATCACCGAAGCGGGCCTCGACGAGGATTCCGGCGTACGGACCCTGCACCTCGCGGGGCCGCCGGAATTCACCTCCGTACGCGTCCTGCCCACCCTCTCCCCGCTCATCGCCCAGGGCCTCACGCTGCGCACCTCCTTCGGCAACGCCGAGGAGACCCTGGAGGGCCTCGCCGCCGGCCACCACGACCTGGCCGTCTCCACCGACCGCCCGCGCGGCACCGTCCTGACCGGGACGGCCCTGTGCGACGAGGAGCACGTCCTGGTCGCCGCCCCGCGCTGGGCCGGGCGGATCGGCCCCGGCCTGCTGCGCCGCAAGGGGCCAGGGGTGCTGGAGCACCTGCCGGTGGTGGAGGTCCACGAGTCACTGCCGCTGGTCACCCGCTACTGGACCACCGTCTTCGACACCCGGCCGACCGCCGCGGGCACCGTCGTCGCCCCCGACCTGCGCGCCGTGCTGCACGCCACGGCCGCGGGCGCGGGAATCGCCGTACTGCCCCGGTATCTCTGCGAGGAGGCACTGGAGAGAGGCGAGATCGTGGCCCTCTTCGACCCGCCGGTCCCGCCGCTGCGCACCTATTTCCTCGCCGTACGCACCGGCACGCTCGCCCTTGCGCACATCGCTCGGGCGCACGAGTGGCTGCTGCGCGCCGCGACCGACTGGTCCTGA
- a CDS encoding cystathionine gamma-lyase yields MHSENPTVGDGTRAVRAGLPEPVAYEPTLPGPVFAAHYHLPGEPTGPYTYGRDENPTWTHLERAIGELEAPGEEGVETVVFASGMAAVSAVLLSQTRAGDTVVLPDDGYQALALVREQLAAYDVKVRTAPTGGDAQLGELDGARLLWIETPSNPGLDVCDIRRLADAAHAAGALVAVDNTLATPLGQRPLELGADFSVASGTKGLTGHGDVLLGYVACRDARLAARVRRWRKVVGAIPGPMEAWLAHRSLATLQLRADKQGANALALAEALRGHPAVSGLRHPGLPGDPSHAVASRQMRRFGCVVSFTLPDRAYAERFLEGLRLADDATSFGGVRSTAERRGRWGGDAVPEGFVRFSVGAEDAEDLVADVLRALDEAAP; encoded by the coding sequence ATGCACTCCGAGAACCCCACGGTCGGAGACGGCACCCGGGCGGTACGCGCGGGTCTTCCCGAACCCGTCGCGTACGAACCGACCCTTCCCGGACCGGTCTTCGCCGCGCACTACCACCTGCCGGGCGAGCCGACCGGCCCTTATACCTACGGACGCGACGAGAACCCCACCTGGACGCACCTGGAGCGGGCCATCGGGGAGCTGGAGGCGCCGGGGGAGGAGGGCGTCGAGACCGTCGTCTTCGCCTCCGGCATGGCAGCCGTCTCCGCCGTCCTGCTGTCGCAGACGCGGGCCGGCGACACCGTCGTACTGCCCGACGACGGCTACCAGGCCCTCGCGCTCGTACGCGAACAGCTCGCGGCGTACGACGTGAAGGTGCGCACCGCGCCGACCGGCGGCGACGCCCAGCTCGGCGAACTCGACGGGGCGCGGCTGCTGTGGATCGAGACGCCGTCCAACCCGGGGCTCGACGTGTGTGACATCCGCAGACTCGCGGACGCCGCGCACGCCGCCGGAGCGCTGGTCGCGGTCGACAACACCCTCGCCACTCCGCTCGGCCAGCGCCCTCTGGAACTCGGCGCCGACTTCTCCGTCGCCAGCGGCACCAAGGGCCTCACCGGCCACGGCGACGTCCTGCTCGGCTACGTGGCCTGCCGCGACGCCCGTCTCGCGGCTCGGGTACGGCGCTGGCGCAAGGTCGTCGGAGCCATCCCGGGTCCGATGGAGGCGTGGCTGGCGCACCGCTCCCTGGCCACCCTCCAGCTGCGCGCCGACAAGCAGGGCGCCAACGCGCTGGCGCTCGCCGAGGCGCTGCGCGGGCACCCGGCCGTGAGCGGGCTGCGCCACCCGGGGCTGCCCGGCGATCCGTCGCACGCCGTCGCGTCGCGCCAGATGCGCCGCTTCGGCTGCGTCGTCTCGTTCACGCTGCCCGACCGCGCGTACGCCGAGCGGTTCCTGGAAGGGCTGCGGCTCGCCGACGACGCGACCAGCTTCGGGGGCGTACGGTCCACCGCCGAGCGGCGCGGGCGCTGGGGCGGCGACGCCGTACCGGAGGGCTTCGTCCGCTTCTCCGTCGGCGCCGAAGACGCCGAGGACCTGGTGGCGGACGTACTGCGCGCGCTCGACGAGGCCGCGCCGTAA
- a CDS encoding phage holin family protein: protein MMNFLVKTLANAGALLVAIWLVNDITLTGESTGKKALTLIIVALLFGLVNFFVKPVVKLLSLPLFILTLGLITLVINALMLLLTSWLADQFNQNFHVEGFWTAVLGGLIISVVSWALNVILPEKD, encoded by the coding sequence ATGATGAATTTCCTAGTCAAGACACTGGCCAACGCAGGGGCCCTGCTGGTAGCCATCTGGCTCGTCAACGACATCACACTGACCGGCGAGAGCACCGGCAAGAAGGCGCTGACGCTGATCATCGTCGCGCTCCTCTTCGGCCTGGTGAACTTCTTCGTCAAGCCCGTCGTGAAGCTGCTGTCCCTGCCCCTGTTCATCCTCACCCTCGGCCTGATCACCCTGGTGATCAACGCCCTGATGCTGCTGCTGACCTCCTGGCTGGCCGACCAGTTCAACCAGAACTTCCACGTCGAAGGCTTCTGGACCGCCGTACTCGGCGGCCTCATCATCAGCGTCGTCTCGTGGGCGCTCAACGTCATCCTGCCGGAGAAGGACTGA
- a CDS encoding cupin domain-containing protein: protein MKAFRLDELEAERAANDGAYLQFLRERNMSVGLYALDAGESDPQQPHREDEVYFVVSGRASITVGMETTQVGRGSVVYVPAGVPHKFHHISEDLRVMVVFSPPES, encoded by the coding sequence ATGAAGGCATTCCGACTGGACGAGCTGGAGGCGGAGCGCGCGGCCAACGACGGCGCGTATCTGCAATTCCTGAGGGAAAGGAACATGTCGGTCGGTCTGTACGCGCTGGACGCGGGCGAGAGCGACCCGCAGCAGCCGCACCGTGAGGACGAGGTGTACTTCGTCGTCAGCGGGCGCGCGTCGATCACCGTCGGCATGGAGACGACTCAGGTGGGGCGGGGCAGCGTGGTGTACGTACCGGCCGGGGTGCCGCACAAGTTCCACCACATCAGCGAGGATCTGCGGGTGATGGTGGTCTTCTCGCCGCCGGAGAGCTGA
- a CDS encoding DUF5326 family protein — MREIFAGMPWWVKWIAVPVIALVVFGGAILSAIGLLIGLLFKVLVFVALVGGLIYVVRKFMASSSSSRGDW, encoded by the coding sequence GTGCGGGAGATATTCGCGGGGATGCCGTGGTGGGTGAAGTGGATCGCGGTGCCCGTCATCGCCCTGGTGGTGTTCGGCGGCGCGATCCTGAGCGCCATCGGCCTGCTGATCGGCCTCCTCTTCAAGGTGCTCGTCTTCGTCGCCCTGGTCGGCGGACTGATCTACGTCGTACGGAAGTTCATGGCGTCGTCCTCCTCGTCGCGCGGCGACTGGTAG
- a CDS encoding IclR family transcriptional regulator, producing the protein MVTAQSATAPTLIGSVQRALRLLEAVADHVDGAPAKQLAREAGLPLPTAYHLLRTLAHEGYLRREQGVFVLGEAAVRLAGTGARHHRRGMITDCLEQWRDAIGVPVYFALYRDGEIELVAVAEGPSSPAVEEWADFRDTGHAHALGQCLLSQLDEESRRDHLSRHPVEPLTPNSVRDRGLLLKRLAATERQRPVVEREEYAIGSVCAALPLRVGSTVATMAISLPVEEEHRLLPAVDQLRRAVGGLPTSLMFSISI; encoded by the coding sequence GTGGTTACGGCCCAAAGCGCCACCGCACCGACCTTGATCGGTTCGGTGCAACGGGCACTGCGCCTGCTGGAGGCGGTGGCCGATCACGTCGACGGGGCTCCGGCGAAGCAGCTGGCGCGGGAGGCCGGCCTCCCTCTCCCCACCGCCTACCACCTGTTGCGCACGCTGGCGCACGAGGGCTATCTGCGGCGCGAGCAGGGGGTGTTCGTCCTCGGTGAGGCGGCCGTGCGGCTGGCGGGCACGGGCGCGCGCCATCACCGGCGCGGCATGATCACCGATTGTCTGGAGCAGTGGCGGGACGCGATCGGCGTACCCGTCTACTTCGCGCTCTACCGCGACGGCGAGATCGAGCTGGTCGCGGTCGCCGAGGGGCCGTCGTCGCCCGCTGTCGAGGAGTGGGCCGACTTCCGCGACACCGGTCACGCCCACGCTCTGGGCCAGTGCCTGCTGAGCCAGCTCGACGAGGAGTCCCGCCGGGACCACCTGAGCCGTCATCCGGTCGAGCCGCTCACCCCGAACTCCGTCCGCGACCGGGGGCTCCTGCTGAAGCGGCTGGCCGCGACGGAACGGCAGCGGCCCGTCGTGGAACGCGAGGAGTACGCGATCGGTTCGGTCTGCGCGGCCCTGCCTCTCAGGGTCGGCTCGACCGTCGCGACCATGGCCATTTCTCTCCCCGTCGAAGAGGAGCACCGGCTGCTGCCCGCCGTCGATCAACTACGCCGTGCGGTGGGGGGACTGCCGACTTCGCTCATGTTCTCTATCAGTATCTGA
- a CDS encoding SsgA family sporulation/cell division regulator: MRESVQAEVMMSFLVSEELSFRIPVELRYVTMDPYAVRMTFHLPGDDPVTWAFGRELLLDGLSKPCGEGDVRIAPTDPDELVDVHIRLQVAGDRALFRASAAPLVAFLDRTDKLVPLGQECALGDFEGNLEDALGRILAEERNAG, from the coding sequence ATGCGCGAGTCGGTTCAGGCAGAGGTCATGATGAGCTTCCTGGTCTCGGAGGAGCTCTCTTTCCGGATCCCTGTGGAGCTCCGGTACGTGACCATGGATCCGTACGCGGTCCGCATGACGTTCCACCTGCCCGGCGACGATCCCGTCACCTGGGCGTTCGGCCGGGAGCTGCTGCTCGACGGTCTCAGCAAGCCGTGCGGCGAAGGCGATGTGCGCATCGCGCCGACCGATCCCGACGAGCTGGTGGACGTCCACATCCGCCTCCAGGTCGCCGGTGACCGCGCGCTGTTCCGGGCGAGCGCCGCTCCGCTGGTGGCCTTTCTCGACCGTACGGACAAGCTGGTGCCCCTCGGGCAGGAGTGCGCCCTCGGTGACTTCGAGGGGAACCTGGAGGACGCGCTCGGCCGCATCCTCGCCGAGGAGCGGAACGCCGGCTGA